A genomic region of Aeropyrum pernix K1 contains the following coding sequences:
- a CDS encoding nucleotidyltransferase domain-containing protein yields MRSVWVKSVRIPRERLSAWLEALVKAKSSASKLLERLGDVTVILFGSYARGDFNRWSDIDIIVVSPRFRGVRILDRYDMVSGAVEEGVEAILMTPEEFREALRKPVWGHALARSSAIVVDRLGLAREVEEALGRRPPSLEDLEAMVRRLARTRATQG; encoded by the coding sequence TTGAGGAGTGTCTGGGTGAAGAGTGTGAGGATTCCTAGGGAGAGGCTCTCGGCTTGGCTGGAGGCCCTGGTGAAAGCGAAGTCCTCCGCCTCCAAGCTTCTTGAGCGCCTCGGAGACGTGACAGTGATACTGTTCGGCAGCTACGCCCGCGGCGATTTCAACAGGTGGAGCGATATAGACATTATAGTAGTATCCCCGAGATTCCGGGGCGTCAGGATACTTGACAGGTACGACATGGTGTCTGGGGCTGTTGAGGAGGGTGTCGAGGCGATACTCATGACTCCCGAGGAGTTCAGGGAGGCGCTGAGGAAGCCTGTGTGGGGGCATGCCCTGGCCAGGTCCTCAGCCATAGTGGTCGACCGGCTCGGCCTCGCTAGAGAGGTTGAAGAGGCTCTAGGCCGCAGGCCGCCAAGCCTGGAGGACCTCGAGGCGATGGTTAGGCGGCTTGCCAGGACAAGGGCAACCCAGGGCTAA
- a CDS encoding nicotinate phosphoribosyltransferase: protein MSGGQPRIYMASLGEILEGRATDIYFVRTRRVAEKYGVGGKRVRMEVHAYSLPRGYEWAVYAGLEEALALLQGKPVTVYSLPEGTVFERKDPLMVVEGRFQDIILFETALLGLLRFSTSIATKAARVRLAAGRGKTVLFFGLRALHPAVQPAADRAALVGGLDGVSGVLSREYLGVEPRGTMPHALIIVFGSQVEAWRAFAETFKEETPVIALVDTFWDEREEALMAARELGEVLAGVRLDTPSSRRGRMRDIVEEVRWALDIHGYKHVKIFVSGGLDEERVAELRDVADGFGVGTTIAAAPNIDISMDVVEVHEDGEWRPRTKRGKLPGARSIVLCRGEKRIVRLGEEPEGCEPLTRKYLEEGRLAQSLPSLDEIRSYVLKQLENLGLQ, encoded by the coding sequence TTGAGCGGGGGGCAGCCCAGGATATACATGGCGAGCCTGGGCGAGATACTGGAGGGCAGGGCCACCGACATCTACTTCGTAAGGACCCGGAGGGTTGCGGAGAAGTATGGAGTGGGGGGTAAGAGGGTTAGGATGGAGGTTCACGCCTACAGCCTCCCCCGTGGTTATGAGTGGGCTGTCTATGCTGGGCTTGAGGAGGCGCTCGCGCTCCTCCAGGGCAAGCCCGTCACCGTCTACAGCCTGCCTGAGGGGACGGTCTTCGAGAGGAAGGACCCCCTGATGGTTGTGGAGGGTAGATTCCAGGATATAATACTCTTTGAGACCGCCCTCCTAGGGCTACTCAGGTTCTCCACGAGCATAGCGACGAAGGCGGCCAGAGTAAGGCTTGCGGCGGGCAGGGGGAAGACAGTCCTGTTCTTCGGCCTCAGGGCCCTCCACCCCGCCGTACAGCCCGCCGCGGATAGGGCAGCGCTGGTGGGCGGGCTGGACGGGGTGAGCGGGGTCCTAAGCAGGGAGTACCTCGGCGTCGAGCCCCGCGGTACCATGCCCCACGCCCTAATAATAGTCTTCGGCAGCCAGGTGGAGGCTTGGAGGGCGTTCGCCGAGACCTTCAAGGAGGAGACGCCGGTCATAGCTCTTGTCGACACGTTCTGGGACGAGAGGGAGGAGGCCCTCATGGCCGCCAGGGAGCTCGGCGAGGTCCTCGCTGGCGTGAGGCTCGACACGCCGAGCAGCAGGAGGGGGAGGATGAGGGATATCGTGGAGGAGGTTAGGTGGGCCCTGGACATCCACGGCTACAAGCACGTCAAGATATTCGTCAGCGGCGGGCTAGACGAGGAGAGGGTCGCGGAGCTCAGGGACGTGGCCGACGGCTTCGGAGTGGGCACCACCATAGCAGCCGCCCCCAACATCGACATAAGCATGGACGTGGTGGAGGTCCATGAAGACGGCGAGTGGAGGCCGAGGACCAAGAGGGGCAAGCTACCCGGGGCGAGATCCATCGTCCTCTGCCGGGGCGAGAAGAGGATCGTAAGGCTCGGGGAGGAGCCTGAGGGCTGCGAGCCTCTGACCCGCAAATACCTCGAGGAAGGCCGCCTAGCCCAGAGCCTGCCGAGCCTCGATGAGATCAGGAGCTACGTCCTCAAACAGCTTGAAAACCTAGGCCTCCAATAA
- a CDS encoding tryptophanase, whose translation MPILPSPNPPVEPYKIRMVEPIRLLPREERLRRLREAGWNVFRLRSIDIFIDLLTDSGTGSMSIYQWAALMTGDEAYAGARSWFRFRDAVRDVLGLDLVLPVHQGRAAERILYGELLRRRNARIVPANTHFDTGRAVILNQGGVPLDLPSPQASRREAYPFKGDIDVARLERLLKERSRDVAFILLVITNNTAGGQPVSMDNVKTVRELADAYGLPLVMDICRFAENAYLVKERDPRYRGWSVRDIAREMISYGDHFVMSAKKDGLANIGGFIATRDPSLYEDLAARVVLEEGYVTYGGLAGRDLEAIAQGLREVVEEDYLRHRVEQVRYLGELLSSQGVPIVEPVGGHAVYVDVLEALPEMPRSHYPADALAAALYLESGVRAVGLGALAFAREENGEIVYPEFELLRLAVPRRTYTNSHMEYVAASLARLLREGRRKVKGLRVVKEPRIKGIRHFLAELEPIEPV comes from the coding sequence GTGCCTATACTGCCTAGCCCTAATCCTCCAGTAGAGCCTTACAAGATCCGGATGGTTGAGCCTATCAGGCTTCTACCCCGGGAGGAAAGACTGAGGCGCCTGCGAGAGGCTGGATGGAACGTTTTCCGGCTTCGCAGCATCGATATTTTCATAGACTTGCTTACCGATAGTGGGACCGGCTCGATGAGCATATACCAGTGGGCAGCTCTTATGACTGGTGATGAAGCCTACGCTGGGGCAAGGAGCTGGTTCCGTTTTAGGGATGCGGTTAGAGATGTCCTAGGCCTAGACCTCGTGTTACCTGTTCACCAGGGGAGAGCCGCGGAGAGGATACTCTATGGTGAGCTTCTCAGGCGCAGGAACGCTAGGATAGTGCCGGCCAACACTCACTTCGACACCGGCAGGGCTGTAATCCTCAACCAGGGTGGAGTGCCTCTCGACCTCCCATCGCCCCAGGCCAGCAGGAGGGAGGCCTACCCGTTTAAGGGTGATATAGACGTTGCCAGGTTGGAGAGGCTGCTGAAGGAGAGATCCCGGGACGTTGCCTTCATACTCCTAGTTATCACTAACAATACGGCTGGAGGCCAGCCTGTATCCATGGATAACGTGAAGACCGTCAGAGAGCTGGCCGACGCCTACGGCCTCCCCCTGGTCATGGATATATGCAGGTTTGCTGAGAACGCGTACCTGGTTAAAGAGAGGGATCCACGGTATAGAGGCTGGAGCGTCCGAGATATAGCACGCGAGATGATCAGTTATGGGGATCACTTCGTTATGAGCGCTAAGAAGGATGGGCTCGCAAACATAGGCGGCTTCATAGCCACAAGGGATCCCAGCCTCTACGAGGATCTGGCTGCACGTGTAGTCCTCGAGGAGGGCTATGTAACCTACGGGGGGCTAGCGGGCCGCGACCTGGAGGCTATAGCCCAGGGGCTTCGTGAGGTTGTAGAGGAGGACTATCTACGACATAGGGTAGAGCAGGTTAGATACCTAGGAGAGCTCCTGTCAAGCCAAGGAGTCCCTATAGTAGAACCGGTGGGCGGCCACGCGGTATACGTAGACGTGCTCGAGGCCCTACCTGAAATGCCACGCAGCCACTATCCGGCTGACGCGCTAGCGGCAGCACTCTACCTGGAGTCTGGAGTCAGGGCAGTAGGCCTAGGGGCTCTAGCGTTCGCTAGGGAAGAGAACGGCGAGATAGTGTACCCGGAGTTCGAGCTGCTCAGGCTAGCAGTACCCAGGAGAACATACACTAACTCCCATATGGAGTACGTTGCCGCCAGCCTAGCAAGACTGCTCAGAGAGGGGAGACGCAAGGTCAAAGGGCTACGAGTTGTGAAGGAGCCCAGGATTAAGGGTATAAGGCACTTCCTAGCAGAGCTCGAACCCATAGAACCTGTGTGA
- a CDS encoding HEPN domain-containing protein yields the protein MVFDCEEAVRWLRQAKHTLESIRVDYEGGFYSWACFKANQAAEYSIKAVLRAAGLESFGHDLMALWRRARSLCQPLQEMEECIAVLNKLYLPPRYPDAWPGGAAPFENYTRRDAEEALECASRVYRAVEECLGEECEDS from the coding sequence GTGGTTTTTGACTGTGAGGAGGCTGTTAGGTGGCTTAGGCAGGCGAAGCACACGTTAGAGTCTATAAGGGTTGACTATGAGGGGGGCTTTTACAGTTGGGCGTGCTTCAAAGCTAACCAGGCCGCCGAGTACTCTATAAAGGCTGTTCTGAGGGCTGCGGGGCTGGAGTCCTTCGGCCACGACCTTATGGCTCTCTGGCGTAGGGCCAGGAGCCTCTGCCAGCCTCTCCAGGAGATGGAGGAGTGTATAGCCGTGCTTAACAAGCTGTACCTTCCACCCAGGTATCCTGACGCGTGGCCCGGAGGGGCTGCGCCGTTCGAGAACTACACCCGCAGGGACGCCGAGGAGGCCCTAGAGTGTGCCAGCAGGGTTTATAGGGCGGTTGAGGAGTGTCTGGGTGAAGAGTGTGAGGATTCCTAG